CAATACTTAGCCATGTTGTTTCTAGACCGAAGTCAATCCTATAGGGTACTTTTGAGTGAAGAAACTAAAAAAGGGTCACTTGGGATAGAAGTGACCCTAATCACCAAAATAGAAGAAAGACAATTAGTCATTAAGTTTGTGTAACTAATTCTACAGCTTCCACTACCAATGGAGTTCCAACTGTGATTGTACCAGTAACGCCATTAAATGTTAACTCTGTTGCAGAAATTGTATATGAATCACCTTCTTGTAATACACCATTAATATAGAAATTATAGTAGCCATTAGTTACCACAGGGAAAGCAGTAGCAGCATTTCCACTATCGTCTAGAAAGGCAGTTGCAGCAATAGTAGTACCGTCTGTGACAGCTAAATTTGCTGCTAAAACATTAAAGAATCTAGTCGAAGTGCCAGTAACATTTACATGAATATTGATAATTGAAAGTGCCATTTTTTCACCCCCTTTCAAGGGATAAAGGAATTTTGTATTACATTTTTTGGAAACCTAATGATTCTATAATTATTGGAGTTCCAGCAAAAATAGTTGCATTAAATGGGTTAAGGGTTAATGAATCTGGAGTTACCTTATATGCGCCTCCTTCTTGCATTACAGCATTAATGTAAAGATTGACGTAGCCATTAGGATTAAAAAGCGTAAATTCGGTTACTGGATCGCCATTATCATCTGTAAATAAATTAGCTGGAAGGGTTACTCCATTTGTTAAATCAATATCTTCTGTAACAATATAAAAATATCTATTTATAGTTGGAATAATGGTCCCTACAGGGGTAACCTCTGAAGGAGAATGAATAGAACCTATGTCAACAGCTTTTATACGGGGCCAAAAAACTCGGTTATTTTCACAGCAAGTGTCACACATCAATTTTTGTAGGTCCATTTTTTTGTCACCTCCATTCCGTAATATGTTAGTAACCCCGTAAGTTATAGGTGTTTGTTACTTATTAATTCCAGAAAACTGTTCATTCTCAAATATTCTATGAATTAATGTTGGAAGGTGACTGGTAATGTGTCTATTAAAAAGAAATAAATAATATTTTTAATAAAAACTTGGGATTTTTTTAATACCTAAAATCAGAGGAAAGCTGTGAAATAGAATCTTGAAGTAGTACAGGGGGAGATAGTACTGAACAATTTGAGGATATTGTTCAGTTGAAGAAGCAATACAAACTTGTATTGATGTTGCCGATGAAAACATTACAAAAGAGAATGGGTTTTGGAACGTTTTAGTACTAAGTTTAATAGTGCAAAGAAAGGGATAATCGAAGAATTTTTTGATAGGCGATTCAATATTTAACTCAACATAACGTCAAAGATACTGAACAATACGAGAATTTTATTAGAAAGAGAATGTTGAGTAAACAAGGAGGAAATTTAATGAACTTTACAACAGCAAACACTTACGATATTGCGCCTGAAATTTTAAAGGAAAACGGCTATAAACCATATTCAATTTGCTTATAGAACCGTAAAATCCCATGCCCAATCTAAGAAAGCAAAAATAATAACGGCTCTCAAAGAAAAGAAGAAGTTACTAAAC
This genomic stretch from Lysinibacillus pakistanensis harbors:
- a CDS encoding DUF4183 domain-containing protein, producing MDLQKLMCDTCCENNRVFWPRIKAVDIGSIHSPSEVTPVGTIIPTINRYFYIVTEDIDLTNGVTLPANLFTDDNGDPVTEFTLFNPNGYVNLYINAVMQEGGAYKVTPDSLTLNPFNATIFAGTPIIIESLGFQKM
- a CDS encoding DUF4183 domain-containing protein; translation: MALSIINIHVNVTGTSTRFFNVLAANLAVTDGTTIAATAFLDDSGNAATAFPVVTNGYYNFYINGVLQEGDSYTISATELTFNGVTGTITVGTPLVVEAVELVTQT